The following are from one region of the Paenibacillus bovis genome:
- the ymfI gene encoding elongation factor P 5-aminopentanone reductase yields the protein MSEERAGDRKLFSEMTVLVTGASRGIGAAIAKRFAMAGMNVVVHYRHSHEQANEVARSCLEYGVRVLTLSADLRSRDHIHRMQEKLEQHNMQPDILVNNAGISHYGMLADMSEDEFDEVISTNLKAVFLCSQVFMPYMIRQQYGRIINVSSIWGMTGASCEVLYSASKGGVNAFTKALAKELAPSGVTVNAIAPGAVRTEMIAHLQQDELQMLEEDIPAGRIAEPDEIASMVYFLSLPESGYMTGQVVSPNGGWLT from the coding sequence ATGAGTGAAGAGCGCGCAGGAGATCGCAAGCTCTTTTCCGAAATGACGGTACTCGTAACTGGGGCCAGTCGGGGAATCGGTGCGGCAATTGCCAAAAGATTCGCTATGGCCGGCATGAATGTGGTCGTTCATTATCGCCATTCGCATGAGCAGGCTAACGAAGTGGCCCGGAGCTGTCTGGAATATGGTGTACGGGTGCTTACCCTGTCAGCAGATTTGCGCAGCCGGGACCATATTCACCGTATGCAGGAAAAGCTGGAGCAACATAATATGCAGCCGGATATTCTCGTTAATAACGCAGGTATATCCCATTACGGTATGCTGGCTGATATGAGTGAAGATGAATTTGATGAAGTAATTTCCACTAATCTCAAGGCGGTGTTCCTGTGCTCCCAGGTCTTCATGCCTTATATGATCCGCCAGCAGTATGGACGAATTATCAATGTATCCAGTATATGGGGGATGACCGGAGCATCTTGTGAAGTGCTGTACTCCGCGAGCAAAGGTGGCGTGAACGCATTTACCAAAGCCCTTGCCAAAGAGCTGGCTCCGTCGGGTGTGACTGTGAATGCTATCGCGCCTGGAGCAGTGCGCACAGAAATGATTGCCCATCTGCAGCAGGATGAATTGCAAATGCTGGAAGAAGACATTCCGGCTGGACGTATTGCAGAGCCGGACGAGATTGCTTCGATGGTGTACTTCCTGTCATTGCCTGAATCCGGTTATATGACTGGCCAGGTCGTTAGTCCCAATGGAGGTTGGTTGACCTGA